The proteins below come from a single Oenanthe melanoleuca isolate GR-GAL-2019-014 chromosome Z, OMel1.0, whole genome shotgun sequence genomic window:
- the TUSC1 gene encoding tumor suppressor candidate gene 1 protein, which translates to MRRMRAVGGRWGSGAVPGGRAVLGAAAGRGGAAEPAQAGGGRQGWRGESRGSPQQLAERYADLAASHSEALRQREEREWHNARLRQENARLRLENRRLRRENRCLFRQALLGPGPDKPPAEPGEEAEALRAQLGQLQEKHRRALRHLRRCRAAGGPEAAGAEDGELDELLLDEDEQPLDKKSLVPAV; encoded by the coding sequence ATGAGGCGCATGCGCGCGGTGGGCGGGCGCTGGGGCAGCGGCGCGGTGCCGGGGGGGCGGGCGGTGCTCGGTGCCGCCgccgggcgcggcggggccgcggaGCCGGCCcaggcgggcggcgggcggcagGGCTGGCGGGGCGAGTCGCGGGGGTCGCCGCAGCAGCTGGCGGAGCGGTACGCGGACTTGGCGGCCAGCCACAGCGAGGCGCTGCGGCAGCGGGAGGAGCGCGAGTGGCACAACGCGCGGCTGCGCCAGGAGAACGCGCGGCTGCGGCTGGAGAACCGCCGCCTGCGCCGCGAGAATCGCTGCCTCTTCCGGCAGGCCCTGCTGGGGCCCGGCCCCGACAAGCCCCCCGCCGAGCCGGGTGAGGAGGCGGAGGCCCTGCGCgcccagctggggcagctgcaggagaagcacCGCCGGGCCTTGCGGCACCTGCGGCGCTGCCGGGCCGCCGGCGGGCCCGAGGCCGCGGGAGCCGAGGACGGGGAGCTGGACGAGCTGCTGCTGGACGAGGACGAGCAGCCGTTGGACAAGAAGAGCCTGGTGCCGGCCGTGTAG